The Flavobacterium johnsoniae UW101 genomic interval AGGAACTTACAAAGAAATCAGCAATGGTTTATATGAAATTTCATTTGAATTGAAACTAACAAATGACGAACTTTTTGGAGGAACAGTTTCGACACAATACAGAATGTTCAACAACAGAACATATCCAAAACCTGCTGCTTTGAGTATTCCGTGTCCTAAGGAGGTTACGCTTTAAGTATTTAGTCGCAGTTAACAGTCGCAGTTAACAGTCTGGAATCTTTATTCAAGCTTTGTCAAAGTTTAAAACTTTGACAAAGCTTTTGAAGTCTAAGATAATCTGAGACTGAGACTTAAAAACCAATCAAAAAAAACAAAAAACAAAAAAACAAAAAACAAAAAAACAAAAGAATTGAAAAAACTAATCTTCCCTCTCCTATTCCTCGTGAGTTTGACGGCTTATAAAAGCGTTGAACAGCCCGATTATATCGACATACAGGAATTACGAAAAATTTATTCCGGCGGAGATCCTTCAAAATGGCCCGCTGCAGAATTACACGAAAGTGTAGATAAATCGAAATTTCAGGATATTGGCGTTTTGCCTGCTGTTCCTTATCCTGCATATAATCCGTATTCGAAGGAAAAAGAAAGTTTGGGCAAGATTTTGTTTTTTGATCCGAGATTGTCGCGAAGCGGACAAATTGCGTGTGCTTCTTGCCACAATCCAGAATTGGGCTGGACAGATAATCTAACACGCTCTTTTGGTCATGATCGCCAAACTGGAAAACGCAATTCTATGACGATTTTAAATTCGGCATACGCAACCTCTCTATTTTGGGACGGACGAGCTTCGAGCTTAGAAGATCAAGCGCAATTTCCTGTTTCTGATCCTTTAGAAATGAACGAAAAACTGACGATTGCCGTTGATAAAATTGCCAAAATTAAAGGTTACAATTCTCTTTTTACAGCAGCTTTTGGAGATAAAAAAGTAACTTTAGAGAGAATTCAATATGCGATTGCTACTTTCGAAAGATCTATTAATAGTCCGAAAAGTAAATTTGACCAGTTTGTAAGCGGAAAATCAGATATTTATACTGATCAGCAGGTAAAAGGAATGCATTTGTTCAGAACCAAAGCGCAATGCATCAACTGCCATAATACGCCTTATTTCAGCGATAATGAGTTTCATAATGACGGACAGACTTTATTTGGTACAAAAAATGAAGATTTCGGACGCTATAATGTGACGAAAGATGTAAAAGATATCGGCAAATTTAGAACGCCAACACTCCGTGAAGTCGTAAATACAAAACCATGGATGCATCACGGACATTTTCCAACTTTATTGGATGTTGTCGAATTGTACAATCTCGGAAATCCGTCTCCTGTTCAAAAAAAATATCTAGGAACAGCCCGAGATTCTTTAATTCCAAAATCAGATCCAATGCTTAGAAAGTTAGATTTGAGCAAAGAAGAAATCAGCGATCTATTAGCTTTTATCGAAACTTTAAGCACTCCGACAAGAAGAATTATGGTTCCAGAAATGCCCAAATAAGTTAGTTGATGGATTTGCATTTGCCTAAAATTTGCAAATTTTCAAAGCCCATTTCTTTACGAAATGGGCTTTTTTATTTTAGAAATATTTATTGTAAAAACTAAATAAATATTATCCATTTCAGCTATTAAATCTTGAGTACTTTTCTTCTTTCTCAACTTTTCTTAAATCGTGAAATATAATCGAGTAATAAAATTGAATTCATATGTAAAACCCAGCGGGGTGAAATATTTATAGAATTACAATAAGACGAATAAAAAAAGCTCCGGAGGTGCGACATATTTTTTTTGCAACCTAAATATATGTCGCACCTCTGGAGCTTTATATTGTAAACGTTTATTCTTTGCTATAAATATTTCGCTTCTCCGAAGCTTACAAAAATAGAGCTATGCTTTTGAAAAAGCGATTTTTTTAAACTCAACGATTACAAATTCAAAAATTTTAAAATGAAAGTTTTTTAGATAATCTTGCAACAATGACTGTTTGTGTTTTTTGTAACTTTATTAAAACATTTAAAAAGATGCAATTTAACTTCAGCCAATACTTATTTACTATCCTTTCATTGATGTATAAAATAGCGTCGTATCGTTGATATCACAGGCATTTTCTAAATTTGTTTATCACTCAAAAGAAGCTTTTTCTTTTAATAAAAAATACCATTATGAAAATAGATCAGATTCAAATCAAAACAAACGATATACAAAAAACGAAAGCATTTTATCAAAATGTATTAGGTCTTTTTATTCTGGAAGAAGATACAAAATGGATTACTTTTCAGGCAGGAAGTTCAATTCTAAAATTTGTCGAAGATCCACAGTTTAATTCCATTTACCATTTTGCTTTTAATATTCCCGAAAATCAGCTTGAAGAAGCCATTCAGTGGTCTAAAGACAAAGTCGATTTAATTGTTCTGGAAGATAAAAGTGTAGTTACTCATTTTGAAAACTGGAACGCACATTCTCTTTATTTTTACGACCACAATGGCAATCTGCTGGAATTTATTGCCAGACATGATCTCGAAAATGAACAGTTGGGAGAATTTAAACCGGAATCTATTTTAAGTATAAGCGAAATAGGAATTGTTACTGAAAATCCTCTGGAACTGGGAAATCAATTAATCGAAGAACATGGATTGCATTTCTTTTCTCAAAATACCAATACTGAAAAATTCTCAGCCATTGGTGATCACGAAGGTTTATTGATACTTGTGCAGCCTACTAGAAATTGGTATCCAACACAAATTCCTTCAGAAAGTAATCCTACGATAATTACGTTAGAGAATAATGAAAATATAATTGAATTAAAATTTTAATAGCTATTAATCTTAAAAAGCTTCACCTATGCGAAAATAAATTCCCCAGTCTCCTTTTCCAACAGCACCGTCCAGACCTATATTAAATTTTTCATTTTTAAATGCTCTGTAACGATATCCAACTCCGGCTCCAGGGTATAATTTCCAATCAAAATCTTTATTCTCGGAGCCATAAATAGTAGCTATTCCGGCAAAGCCGACTAATCCCATTCTTTTATTAAAATTATAACGGTATTCACCTTGCAGGTCCATAAGTCCGTCTCCTCTATATTTGCCTTCAGAATAGCCTCTAATATCATTACCGCCAATAGTAACCTGCTGTTCGAAAACAATATTTCCTAATCCAAACTTACCCGAAAAACGAGCTGCCAGAACATCTTTTCCGCTTCGCATAGGAAAATAGGTATTATATTCTGAAAGTATCTTGTTTGCACTGGCAGTATTTCCAAACCATTCCGGATAAGTAAGCCAGCGCAGTTTAATTTTATCACCTTTTGTGGGATAATAAACGGCATCTCTTGTATCGTACATCATTATTAACTGCAGACCGTTTGTATGTGTAACAGAAGACGGTTTGACATTATCTTCATAATTTGTGCTGTAATGTGCGTACGAATAACCAATGCCGGCATAGAAAGACTTTATTATTTTATGCTGTAAAGTAAAAGCCAGTATTGTTTTTTTTGATCCGTAGTCGTAAAAATCCGGAACATCTATATCATCTACATAAAACTGGGCATTTTGATTACCTACTGCGAAAAAAACCTGCGCCCGCCAAAGATCTTCTTTAAAATACAGCTTATTAAAGGAGGCTATAAAATAGGATTTATTAGTGGTATAAACAGCAGACAAACCAGATAAGGATTTAGGTGAAATTGTATCTGTTTTATCAAACTTGTACATCATCATCGGAATAGCTCCAAACATAAAATCAAGTGTTCTATTGTAATTAAGATAAGGCATTACATTAAAATCAATGTTTTTAGTCTTTTCAACAGATGATTTGGTGCTGTCAGTCTGCTTTTCCTGAGTCCATCCCCATGAATACCATAAAAAAAGCATTAGTGAAAATAAAAGCATTTTCTTCATAGTCTTGTTTTTTGAATAACAAAACTACTACTTCACTCAAAAACAACACTTTAATTCATCGTCTCTCAGGTTGCATATTATAAGATGAAACCATTTTTTAATACTTTACGTAACTCATTTAGAAACTACTTTATTAACGGTAATTGCTCTTTTAAAAGTTCCCAGCTATCATTTTTTAAATATCGAGGAAGTAACATAACTTCTTGTAATTTTTTTAATCCATATAAAACAGTTAAATCACTACTTTGATCTTCTATTTTGACAGCTAATCTTAGGTATTTTAAATTTGTTAATGATTTTAATGGACTAATACTTTTAATACTTTTTCCTGTACCACTCATTTTTCCATGGTCAATTACAAGTTCTTCTAAACTTATTATAGTTGAAATTGGAGTTAAGTCGTATAGATTATTTATTTCATAAATATAAAGTGTTTTTAGATTCTTCATATTTTTTAAAAAGTCTATATTTTGGATTTTTTTGATATTGGCAAGTATCAAAACTTCAATTGATTCAAGAGAAGATAAGTCTGGAATTTCATCTTGTTTATTAATACTTATTTGTAGATATTTTAAATTTGGGAGTGTTGAAAAAACTGAAATGCGTTCTTGATCAAGATAGTCAAGAGTAATAGCTTCTATTTTATCATTTCCAATTAAAGCAGAAAAGTTTGTGTAGTTAATTTTGAATTTTTTAAGCGGTGTTGACAACCCTAAAACTATTGTATCATTTGGAACTTTTGATAGATCATAAATTCCAAAAACTGATCCGTCAAGCACACCTAGATGCGCATATTCTCCATAAGGTGCTTTTTCTTCTAATAAATAATTATCCCAATTCATAACTGATTAAAATATGTTACTACAAATAACTCTATATTAAACAAGAAGAATGCCCAGTATTAGTTATAATTATATTAAAATAAGACAAAACTCATCAAATTAAAACTTCATTCTTTGAATTCTAACCGCATTTAAAATTGCTAACAGCGCCACACCAACATCGGCAAAAACAGCTTCCCACATTGTGGCAAGTCCGCCCGCGCCAA includes:
- a CDS encoding cytochrome-c peroxidase encodes the protein MKKLIFPLLFLVSLTAYKSVEQPDYIDIQELRKIYSGGDPSKWPAAELHESVDKSKFQDIGVLPAVPYPAYNPYSKEKESLGKILFFDPRLSRSGQIACASCHNPELGWTDNLTRSFGHDRQTGKRNSMTILNSAYATSLFWDGRASSLEDQAQFPVSDPLEMNEKLTIAVDKIAKIKGYNSLFTAAFGDKKVTLERIQYAIATFERSINSPKSKFDQFVSGKSDIYTDQQVKGMHLFRTKAQCINCHNTPYFSDNEFHNDGQTLFGTKNEDFGRYNVTKDVKDIGKFRTPTLREVVNTKPWMHHGHFPTLLDVVELYNLGNPSPVQKKYLGTARDSLIPKSDPMLRKLDLSKEEISDLLAFIETLSTPTRRIMVPEMPK
- a CDS encoding VOC family protein gives rise to the protein MKIDQIQIKTNDIQKTKAFYQNVLGLFILEEDTKWITFQAGSSILKFVEDPQFNSIYHFAFNIPENQLEEAIQWSKDKVDLIVLEDKSVVTHFENWNAHSLYFYDHNGNLLEFIARHDLENEQLGEFKPESILSISEIGIVTENPLELGNQLIEEHGLHFFSQNTNTEKFSAIGDHEGLLILVQPTRNWYPTQIPSESNPTIITLENNENIIELKF
- a CDS encoding BamA/TamA family outer membrane protein yields the protein MKKMLLFSLMLFLWYSWGWTQEKQTDSTKSSVEKTKNIDFNVMPYLNYNRTLDFMFGAIPMMMYKFDKTDTISPKSLSGLSAVYTTNKSYFIASFNKLYFKEDLWRAQVFFAVGNQNAQFYVDDIDVPDFYDYGSKKTILAFTLQHKIIKSFYAGIGYSYAHYSTNYEDNVKPSSVTHTNGLQLIMMYDTRDAVYYPTKGDKIKLRWLTYPEWFGNTASANKILSEYNTYFPMRSGKDVLAARFSGKFGLGNIVFEQQVTIGGNDIRGYSEGKYRGDGLMDLQGEYRYNFNKRMGLVGFAGIATIYGSENKDFDWKLYPGAGVGYRYRAFKNEKFNIGLDGAVGKGDWGIYFRIGEAF
- a CDS encoding leucine-rich repeat domain-containing protein, producing MNWDNYLLEEKAPYGEYAHLGVLDGSVFGIYDLSKVPNDTIVLGLSTPLKKFKINYTNFSALIGNDKIEAITLDYLDQERISVFSTLPNLKYLQISINKQDEIPDLSSLESIEVLILANIKKIQNIDFLKNMKNLKTLYIYEINNLYDLTPISTIISLEELVIDHGKMSGTGKSIKSISPLKSLTNLKYLRLAVKIEDQSSDLTVLYGLKKLQEVMLLPRYLKNDSWELLKEQLPLIK